A segment of the Marmota flaviventris isolate mMarFla1 chromosome 2, mMarFla1.hap1, whole genome shotgun sequence genome:
GAGATTGAAGCTTACAACCATGCAAAGTACGTATATTTTACGAGAACGCTCTTCAGCACTATCCAAAAATTTCCTGAATATTTCAGCTAGTCATTTCCTTTCAGCTCTCTGAATTAGTGGTGGTTTGGcatattagtgatttttttttttccctcactgaAATAAGTCCTGGACttctttagttttttgttgttgttgttgtttgtttgtttgtgtgtgtgtttgttttttgttccttAGCTCACTAAGGCAAGGAAGATGAACAGTtgataagtttaaaaataattcagccCTGTTTTTCACCTGTGGAAAATGAGAACATTTTAGCAGTACCCCTCTTACCTTGTAGATATATTTCAGGATGCTACATGTGGCAGACAGTTGGTTGCAAGCACACACTTGCACAgaatatatttatagttttgcattttcttccaACCAGTAAAATATAAGagattatttggaaaattaaaacaaacataaCATGAAGCAAAGGAGACTTAGGAGAGATCCAGAAACATGTTGCATGGAAAGATTTAAATTCATGAATCATTATCCTTTGAATTCCTTAGGGTCCAACATGTCCTTCACGTATGCAATTCCCTTTGAGCATCCTAACAGGAAAACAATCTTTATAAACCCATGTCCAGCCTGAAACTTAGCCATCCATGCAAAGACATAGCAGATGAATCACATAAATTATTAATTCCCAAACTGTGTCCTTGCCTGGTTTGTTACCAAGACTATTCCTTAGGATTTCCCCAGTTCTCTGGAATTGCAACACCAAACCACACCTGCTTTGTATAGTTTTGTGTCGTTTTTGATTGACTAAACCTATGACTTCAACATGTATCCCATAAAATAGGTGCAATGCTGAGAACGAAGAAGACAAAAAGGTCATCTCATTACAGCTGGATAAAGACCACCACGTGTTGTATGTGGCGTTCTCCAGCTGCGTTATCCGCATCCCCCTGAGCCGCTGCGAGCGGTATGGATCATGTAAAAAGTAAGATCCTGTTTCTTTAGGTACACAGGGGTTTATAGTCTCAAAACCTTGGATGATGAGAAAATTCACGCCACATTCTTTTTGGTTTCATACAGATCTTGTATTGCATCTCGTGACCCATACTGTGGCTGGTTAAGCCAGGGAACCTGTGGGAGAGTGACCCCAGGGATGCTGTAAGTACACTCTGCCATATTAACTATGAACTGTCTCCTCCAGGTCTCTAAAGCTGGAAATCTTAGAAAACGTAACTGTTACactacttttctcttttcttttgctctcttgtttgtttgttcgctgttgttgttattgttttgctctttctttttctttctttttttttttgatatgggagaaggataaaagaaaacctgaaatgtAAGAGGGTTGGGAAATTGTAGACATGGTAATATTTATggaaaagggaagcagaaaaaaaaaaatacacttctaTTCTGTTACATGTTCTCCTAAAATTTGAACAGAAATAGCCATTTTAGCTATGTTGAAATGTGGATTGGTTGTCTCTGCCCGTTCTTACTAATCAGTCTGTGTTCTTGGTTCTGCTCTGGATGTCACTTGTGTTCCTATGAAGGCCGCTAACTGAAGACTTCTTTGCTTTCCATAACCACAGCGTTGGAGGATATGAACAAGACACAGAATATGGCAACACGGCCCATCTAGGGGATTGCCATGGTAAGACGCACTCTTCCATTCCCTCCTGTCTCTTCTTTTGACATTTGCACGTGAACATTATTTTACAATCAGCCTTTTAATGACTTGGGACACATACCACCTAGCATTTAACTTGAACTTCGCAAAAGCTGAGCCGTTTGGTCATGGGGATACATTAGAAAagaatcttacttttttttttttaatttttatttttcttcaccatTTACAATTTTGTAGAAAATCTAGAGAAGAGTAGTCTAACCAGTAGGTTAATCTTTTAGTTTGTAgtcttttcttttgacttttttagTTAATTGGAATTCAtaaatttttgctttcatttggtTACTTTTTACTGATTACTTGttcctttaattcttttagaaattttgcCTACTTCAACTACACCAGATTACAAAATATTTGGCGGTCCAACATCTGgttagttttttttcatttttttgaattaacaaccttttctttccttcagttcAGCATTTTCAgccccttctcccctccttttGCGCAGTTTGGCAGCCCTTCATTTTTCTGCTTTGACTCATAATCCCACTGACGGCACCAGAAGACTATTTCTCACTCAGCACTTCCCCCTGTGTAGCATGTTAACAGTCATCATTGACAAGGCACACCCCTTAAGAAAAGTCAAGTGGGTTGACATGAACTGCATTCCAGCTGCACGCACGCCCACCCGAGCTTCCTTCTTTCTCACCTTTGCATCATGAATGTTCCCTGTGGCCATCTGTGTTGAATGGATGGCAGGATCTCATAATTTTCCCCTTCTCACCTTCCCTAAGACCTAGTAAACAAATACACatttccctccaaaaaaaatgtgtatttatgaGTTTTAAAGACCTTTTTTGAATGTTTTGTGGGAATCCTGGGATCTCTGAATGTCATGGAGTCAGTGCTGTGAAAAAGGCTTCTGCTGGGTTTTGATGTACTACGATGTCCATGGGCTCTCCACATCCTCTGTCTATATCTGTTGAAGAGCCTCAGTTTGTGACTATGGCACCATTCCTAGTTGGGGTCTCTGTTTTAGCCTGAAAGCATTGGCCTACATTTGGAGGAAATCTACTTggtagaaatcaataacaggTCTGCTAAAAGGTTAAGTTATTCTCAGTTCTATTGCTTCTTCTGGGACACACTGTGATTTCATTTCTcaggagggagaaaaggataGCAGATCTTATGTATCAGAACACCCTTATTCTATTTGTAAATACCATTTATTTTTGCGTGAGTTGATGCTAACTCTTTGGAAGAAATTCCCCAGGCATTTTGAAGAACATGGTACTTTACTGTGGACAGGAGGCCCTCAGTGCAGTTGAGAAGTCTACAGATAGACAGGAGGCCAGTGAAAAAGCAGAACAATCTCTCAGGCAGGGCTGGTTTATCAGGTCCAAAATCAAGTGTTTACTCAGACTTAACcatttattttatgatgaaattaCATTGTAGCTTCCccagcaaaggaaataaagtttCCAACCATCTAGGAAAGTActgtttaaaatacacacacacacagagagagagagagagagagagagagagagagagagagaggaaatgatGTTGTCACAcaagagaatgagaaaatggCAAATAATCTGCACTGGGATTTCTGTTAGCTTTTCCATGGGCAGCATTAATACCACACAGACTTCAGTAGGAATGGCTTAATGTCTTTTGAAATCTGCTTAAAGTGTCTTTACTGTTAAATTTGAGGTTCTATTCATCCCTTGAAAAAAAGGGATTTGGTGTAGTTTCCTCAGGTGTGTTTGTACAAAATCTTAGAACAAGATTTCTCATTACATTAACTTAAAGTTTACTTAAAAATGCAACAGACCAATCAGAAAAGCATTCTGCTATTGCCCATGTTAATGAACATCTGTTTGCCACCACAGACATGGAGGTATCTTCATCTTCTGTTATCACAGTGGCAAGTATCCCAGAAATTACACCCAAAGTGATTGATACCTGGAGACCTAAACTGACGAGCTCCCGGAAATTTGTAGTTCAAGATGACCCAAACACTTCTGATTTTTCTGATCCTTTATCGGGTATCCCAAAGGGTAAGGCCACATCAGGGAACTCATCTCTAACTGTGCAGAAACCTGATTCCTAACATCTCCAAAAAGGGTGCCCTTCTAAGGTGGATCCAAGTGGAGCTGCTCTTACTGCCCCTCCAGTTCCACTGGCCACAGAGACTCTGGCATTCTGTGGTTATATCTGAGTGCATTTGTGCAGAGATGAAAGGGGTGGAAAGCTGTTGAAGACATGGCTCGTGAAACAGCCACTCAGACAATCTAATCTGTGTTGATTTCTGTCTGGGGAAGCTGAGAGGCTGTTGAATATCAGAGAATTTCGAGGGTTGCCCTTgcaacatcaaaaaacaaaactcactaATTGCAAATATCCTCATATCAGATGTTTTGTCTAGGAGCCTTTCCCAGCCTCTCGTTTAGCTTCAATCCAAAGTGCAATATTAAAAGGATATGTGAGGTGACAAGTTGCTTGAATGCCACAAGCAATAAAGCATAACAGAGCACTTGTCCGTAACTATCACTTTCAGTCCATAACAGCAGCAGTTATAAAATAGCTGCCTATTGCCTTTGCTTATTAGATATAttactccagaaaaaaaaaaaaaatctattccttAGTGCTTACTAAACCATGGTATCAGGTTTCCAATCAGTTTTTATGCACTGTTTTGTCGATTATGATTTACTTCTGTTGattttggttttatatattttcattgtaaacaattttataatcattcttctctctgctttgttttctttagtaacatcatttctttttgcttttctttcttggtctctAACTATGCCACTGAATTCCATAACCCTGAACAACTAATGTTCAAAGGCCTTAATACTAACCTAAAACAACACAATCTTCAAAATCCCTCCTACTTACTTATTCTGGGACAACTGTGTGTATAGCGTGTAACAGACTTGGATACCTCTTAAACTAACATTTCTTTGATTGACTGTTAGATGTCTGTGGTTGCATTACAAATTacaataattaaaaactatttcaatCTTCTCCTTCTAGgtctaatttaaatatttctcaaatacctccaaataatttaatattacttAACTAATGCATAATATATTTCCTTACACTGTCTGGATTTCTTACATAGCAGGTTATTCAAGAGTGCTTCACCCAagatagaatgaaaaaaaaaaaaagcaaacataaaagtATATTTAGCTATATGTAGCTAACAATGACCAAGTAGATGCTTTAAGTTTGTGACCAATTTATGTGTTTTTATCCAGTTAATTTAACATAATTGTATAACcataattattttaacataatatatCTTCATGCTAACTCATACATTTCCCTAATCACAGCAGCTGCCTTTAATCCTGACTTATGAATTAGGAGAAAATcatgagacaaaatattttatgggaTTAAAATTAGCTGTTTAGAAAATACATAACTTGTAACTCTATTTTTAAGGCAGAAATTGTTAACATTTCTAACTATTTAAGAAGAGTGATTGGAgggggaaagaacagaaaaatatagaTTAATGGAAGATTAGAGTTATTCTGGTATCTGCAGCAATCATATGTGGTTCTGGGGCTCCTATtgtgattaaagaaaaatatataacatatgtgGAATTTTGGAGTCTAACTGACCCTCCAAGCTAAGCACATGGACAGTGTCGAAGGTAGTGTTATCTCAGTGGAAGCCATTTGCTGTTTAATGTTGTTGTTAAAAGCACTTCATTCAAACCTGTCCTGTGTGTCTGTTGCAGGTGTGCGATGGGAAGTCCAATCTGGAGAGTCCAACCAGATGGTCCATATGAACGTCCTCATCACCTGTGTCTTTGCTGCTTTTGTTTTGGGGGCGTTCATTGCAGGGGTAGCAGTATACTGCTATCGTGATATGTTTGTCCGGAAGAACAGAAAGATCCATAAAGACGCAGAATCCGCCCAGTCATGCACAGATTCCAGTGGAAGTTTTGCAAAACTGAATGGTCTCTTTGACAGCCCCGTCAAGGAATACCAACAGAATATTGATTCTCCTAAACTCTATAGTAACCTGCTGACCAGTCGAAAAGAGCTGCCACCCAGTGGAGATACAAAATCCATGGTGATGGACCATCGAGGCCAACCTCCAGAGCTGGCCGCTCTCCCCACACCAGAGTCTACTCCTGTGCTTCACCAGAAGACCCTGCAGGCCATGAAGGGCCATTCAGACAAGGCCCACGGCCATGCAGCTTCAAGGAAAGAAACCCCCCAGTTTTTTCCTTCTAGTCCTCCACCCCACTCCCCACTAAGTCATGGGCATATCCCCAGTGCCATTGTTCTTCCCAATGCTACCCATGACTACAATACATCTTTCTCAAACTCCAATGCTCATAAAGCTGAAAAGAAGCTTCAAAGTATTGATCACCCTCTTACAAAGTCATCAGGTAAGAGAGATCACCGGCGTTCTGTGGATTCCAGAAATACCCTCAATGATCTCCTGAAACATCTGAATGACCCAAACAGTAACCCCAAAGCCATCATGGGAGACATCCAAATGGCCCACCAGACACTAATGCTGGATCCCGTGGGACCTATGTCTGAGGTCCCACCCAAGGTCCCCAACCGGGAGGCATCACTCTATTCACCTCCTTCAACACTCCCCAGGAATAGTCCAACCAAGCGAGTGGACGTCCCCACCACTCCTGGGGTCCCAATGACTTCTCTGGAAAGACAAAGGGGTTATCACAAAAATTCTTCCCAGAGGCACTCTATATCTGCTATGCCTAAAAACTTAAACTCACCAAATGGTGTTTTGTTATCTAGACAGCCTACCATGAACCGTGGAGGATACATGCCCACCCCCACGGGGGCGAAGGTGGACTACATTCAGGGGACACCCGTGAGTGTTCATCTGCAGCCTTCCCTTTCCAGACAGAGCAGCTACACCAGTAATGGTACCCTTCCCAGGACGGGACTAAAGAGGACACCGTCCTTAAAACCTGATGTGCCACCAAAGCCTTCCTTTGTTCCTCAAACCACATCTGTCAGACCACTGAATAAATACACTTACTAGGCATCGAGTGTGCTATTCCTGTGTGGCTTTATCCTGTCCGTGTTGTTGAGAGGATGATGTTGTAAGGGTACCTTAGGACAAGAGACTtgcttgtattttaaaagaaccaaGTGGCCAAAGAGACTGTCACTTTGGCAACATCAGAACTTGCCACATGTAGCGGCGGCAGCGAGGCTTCTGTGTATTGGCCTGAAATTCAAAGGAAGGTGCTGgtcattccatttattttattggaaGCTAAAGCGATGTGTAGCTCCCAAGGGCTACCTTACCAGTATCAAGAGCTGATACAGTACTCAGAAGAATCTGTGAACAAATACTTGAAAATGGGTTCAATTTAGACTGCCCTTGTGTGTGGTCTTCCCAttaaatgtgaacattttaatatGTATGCATTCACCTTGCCTCTTGcacaaatgtcaaaaaaaaaaaaaagatggtaatgTCTCAAAGAAACAAACTTGTAGGTTACCAAGCAGTTTGCTAAAAATTCAGTCTTTGACCCAAACtgtagcatttttttcatgtgtggcattttttttttcatgccacCAACAAACTGTGTTGcaagtatgtgtgtgcatgtgtgtatgtgtgtgtgtgtgtgtgtgtgtgtgacagagagagagagagagaagttctGCACCCACTAGGATGTGTTTAGGTGCCCATTGTGTCTTTTTGTGCTATGGAGTTGTTTACATTGAGCATGACTGAACGAGACACCAACTTCTTCCTACAGCCCATTGGGTTCAGCTTTGAGAAAGGAACACAATCGAGGCTCCTTTGGCTGTCAAAATGATGAACTTAATTTATGTGGTACCCAATGCCAGAATGTAAGAGTTTCAAGTAATTTTGTGCTGCTATTCATTAAAACTTCTATTCCAGTCTTGCCACCTTAAGAAGCTAGAGATATTATGAGGTATCCTTGATTTATCCACCAGTATTCGGTAGTAAAATTTGCCCGTCCACTGTGAATCAAAGCCTGAGTCACGCTATTTAACCTTGGACACACcatgaagagtttattttgatTGTATTCGGTTGTTTcccatatattaattttttcctccttgacctcctcccacccccaaggtaaaagaaaaatataaaattgaaagacaaaagaaaggcATATGAGGACATTGTAATTGGCTTAGCAGGAAGGGCCATATGACCCACCCGTGGTGCAATCACGTTGTCTATGTTGTGTTATGTGAGAATTTTCTCCTAAGTCATGCAGGTAATGACAATATACTGTAAATACCACATGTGAGTTTACCTGAATCTGTGCATTTTGTGCCTTATTCATGAGAATGATAGAAGTACTAAAATATGTCAAGTGTTTTCAATATAGCACATCATTTACTGAGTGCCAGTTGTAAATGTTTTCCAACCAGCACCTGAAAAGACTTTTCAAAAACCATAAAAGCAACCTAGAACAATTAATTGTTAAACAATCCATCTGAATAGCAGCATTACCTCCTTTGCCATGATAAACATTCCACTCCTGCTTTCCTAAGGATGAGACGGTGATAATGTGAAGTCAAATGAGGTTTCCCGGGGAATGTGACACCTGCGGAAACCATCTAGAGTCATTTGTGCATAGTTTGGCAGAAACCACTTACAGTTGATGATGTGCAACCCCAATGACTATTTCAGTTAATATGCTGCACACCACCCAATTGTTTATTGAACCTAATCTAGAAAGGAACGCGGCAGAGGAAGGCTCCTGACCTAGTCAGACAAATAAGTTCAACTGATTTCGTGTGATCATGCTGATGTTACTTGGGGGAGGATGGGATGCAGACGACCAGATCATTTTTATACAGAATGTAGAATACTGATGcagttattcttttcctttgagaACATTGTTTTTATAAAGAACATGATTTCCTGTGATCTC
Coding sequences within it:
- the Sema6d gene encoding semaphorin-6D isoform X2 encodes the protein MRFFLLCVYMLLLMIPQLRAVSFPEDDEPLNTVDYHYSRQYPVFRGRPSGNESQHRLDFQLMLKIRDTLYIAGRDQVYTVNLNEIPKTEVIPSKKLTWRSRQQDRENCAMKGKHKDECHNFIKVFVPRNDEMVFVCGTNAFNPMCRYYRLNTLEYDGEEISGLARCPFDARQTNVALFADGKLYSATVADFLASDAVIYRSMGDGSALRTIKYDSKWIKEPHFLHAIEYGNYVYFFFREIAVEHNNLGKAVYSRVARICKNDMGGSQRVLEKHWTSFLKARLNCSVPGDSFFYFDVLQSITDIIQINGIPTVVGVFTTQLNSIPGSAVCAFSMDDIEKVFKGRFKEQKTPDSVWTAVPEDKVPKPRPGCCAKHGLAEAYKTSIDFPDETLSFIKSHPLMDSAVPPIADEPWFTKTRVRYRLTAIAVDRSAGPHQNYTVIFVGSEAGVVLKVLAKTNPFSLNDSVLLEEIEAYNHAKCNAENEEDKKVISLQLDKDHHVLYVAFSSCVIRIPLSRCERYGSCKKSCIASRDPYCGWLSQGTCGRVTPGMLPLTEDFFAFHNHSVGGYEQDTEYGNTAHLGDCHEILPTSTTPDYKIFGGPTSVASIPEITPKVIDTWRPKLTSSRKFVVQDDPNTSDFSDPLSGIPKGVRWEVQSGESNQMVHMNVLITCVFAAFVLGAFIAGVAVYCYRDMFVRKNRKIHKDAESAQSCTDSSGSFAKLNGLFDSPVKEYQQNIDSPKLYSNLLTSRKELPPSGDTKSMVMDHRGQPPELAALPTPESTPVLHQKTLQAMKGHSDKAHGHAASRKETPQFFPSSPPPHSPLSHGHIPSAIVLPNATHDYNTSFSNSNAHKAEKKLQSIDHPLTKSSGKRDHRRSVDSRNTLNDLLKHLNDPNSNPKAIMGDIQMAHQTLMLDPVGPMSEVPPKVPNREASLYSPPSTLPRNSPTKRVDVPTTPGVPMTSLERQRGYHKNSSQRHSISAMPKNLNSPNGVLLSRQPTMNRGGYMPTPTGAKVDYIQGTPVSVHLQPSLSRQSSYTSNGTLPRTGLKRTPSLKPDVPPKPSFVPQTTSVRPLNKYTY
- the Sema6d gene encoding semaphorin-6D isoform X7 produces the protein MRFFLLCVYMLLLMIPQLRAVSFPEDDEPLNTVDYHYSRQYPVFRGRPSGNESQHRLDFQLMLKIRDTLYIAGRDQVYTVNLNEIPKTEVIPSKKLTWRSRQQDRENCAMKGKHKDECHNFIKVFVPRNDEMVFVCGTNAFNPMCRYYRLNTLEYDGEEISGLARCPFDARQTNVALFADGKLYSATVADFLASDAVIYRSMGDGSALRTIKYDSKWIKEPHFLHAIEYGNYVYFFFREIAVEHNNLGKAVYSRVARICKNDMGGSQRVLEKHWTSFLKARLNCSVPGDSFFYFDVLQSITDIIQINGIPTVVGVFTTQLNSIPGSAVCAFSMDDIEKVFKGRFKEQKTPDSVWTAVPEDKVPKPRPGCCAKHGLAEAYKTSIDFPDETLSFIKSHPLMDSAVPPIADEPWFTKTRVRYRLTAIAVDRSAGPHQNYTVIFVGSEAGVVLKVLAKTNPFSLNDSVLLEEIEAYNHAKCNAENEEDKKVISLQLDKDHHVLYVAFSSCVIRIPLSRCERYGSCKKSCIASRDPYCGWLSQGTCGRVTPGMLVGGYEQDTEYGNTAHLGDCHEILPTSTTPDYKIFGGPTSGVRWEVQSGESNQMVHMNVLITCVFAAFVLGAFIAGVAVYCYRDMFVRKNRKIHKDAESAQSCTDSSGSFAKLNGLFDSPVKEYQQNIDSPKLYSNLLTSRKELPPSGDTKSMVMDHRGQPPELAALPTPESTPVLHQKTLQAMKGHSDKAHGHAASRKETPQFFPSSPPPHSPLSHGHIPSAIVLPNATHDYNTSFSNSNAHKAEKKLQSIDHPLTKSSGKRDHRRSVDSRNTLNDLLKHLNDPNSNPKAIMGDIQMAHQTLMLDPVGPMSEVPPKVPNREASLYSPPSTLPRNSPTKRVDVPTTPGVPMTSLERQRGYHKNSSQRHSISAMPKNLNSPNGVLLSRQPTMNRGGYMPTPTGAKVDYIQGTPVSVHLQPSLSRQSSYTSNGTLPRTGLKRTPSLKPDVPPKPSFVPQTTSVRPLNKYTY
- the Sema6d gene encoding semaphorin-6D isoform X6, coding for MRFFLLCVYMLLLMIPQLRAVSFPEDDEPLNTVDYHYSRQYPVFRGRPSGNESQHRLDFQLMLKIRDTLYIAGRDQVYTVNLNEIPKTEVIPSKKLTWRSRQQDRENCAMKGKHKDECHNFIKVFVPRNDEMVFVCGTNAFNPMCRYYRLNTLEYDGEEISGLARCPFDARQTNVALFADGKLYSATVADFLASDAVIYRSMGDGSALRTIKYDSKWIKEPHFLHAIEYGNYVYFFFREIAVEHNNLGKAVYSRVARICKNDMGGSQRVLEKHWTSFLKARLNCSVPGDSFFYFDVLQSITDIIQINGIPTVVGVFTTQLNSIPGSAVCAFSMDDIEKVFKGRFKEQKTPDSVWTAVPEDKVPKPRPGCCAKHGLAEAYKTSIDFPDETLSFIKSHPLMDSAVPPIADEPWFTKTRVRYRLTAIAVDRSAGPHQNYTVIFVGSEAGVVLKVLAKTNPFSLNDSVLLEEIEAYNHAKCNAENEEDKKVISLQLDKDHHVLYVAFSSCVIRIPLSRCERYGSCKKSCIASRDPYCGWLSQGTCGRVTPGMLPLTEDFFAFHNHSVGGYEQDTEYGNTAHLGDCHEILPTSTTPDYKIFGGPTSGVRWEVQSGESNQMVHMNVLITCVFAAFVLGAFIAGVAVYCYRDMFVRKNRKIHKDAESAQSCTDSSGSFAKLNGLFDSPVKEYQQNIDSPKLYSNLLTSRKELPPSGDTKSMVMDHRGQPPELAALPTPESTPVLHQKTLQAMKGHSDKAHGHAASRKETPQFFPSSPPPHSPLSHGHIPSAIVLPNATHDYNTSFSNSNAHKAEKKLQSIDHPLTKSSGKRDHRRSVDSRNTLNDLLKHLNDPNSNPKAIMGDIQMAHQTLMLDPVGPMSEVPPKVPNREASLYSPPSTLPRNSPTKRVDVPTTPGVPMTSLERQRGYHKNSSQRHSISAMPKNLNSPNGVLLSRQPTMNRGGYMPTPTGAKVDYIQGTPVSVHLQPSLSRQSSYTSNGTLPRTGLKRTPSLKPDVPPKPSFVPQTTSVRPLNKYTY
- the Sema6d gene encoding semaphorin-6D isoform X4, with the translated sequence MRFFLLCVYMLLLMIPQLRAVSFPEDDEPLNTVDYHYSRQYPVFRGRPSGNESQHRLDFQLMLKIRDTLYIAGRDQVYTVNLNEIPKTEVIPSKKLTWRSRQQDRENCAMKGKHKDECHNFIKVFVPRNDEMVFVCGTNAFNPMCRYYRLNTLEYDGEEISGLARCPFDARQTNVALFADGKLYSATVADFLASDAVIYRSMGDGSALRTIKYDSKWIKEPHFLHAIEYGNYVYFFFREIAVEHNNLGKAVYSRVARICKNDMGGSQRVLEKHWTSFLKARLNCSVPGDSFFYFDVLQSITDIIQINGIPTVVGVFTTQLNSIPGSAVCAFSMDDIEKVFKGRFKEQKTPDSVWTAVPEDKVPKPRPGCCAKHGLAEAYKTSIDFPDETLSFIKSHPLMDSAVPPIADEPWFTKTRVRYRLTAIAVDRSAGPHQNYTVIFVGSEAGVVLKVLAKTNPFSLNDSVLLEEIEAYNHAKCNAENEEDKKVISLQLDKDHHVLYVAFSSCVIRIPLSRCERYGSCKKSCIASRDPYCGWLSQGTCGRVTPGMLPLTEDFFAFHNHSVGGYEQDTEYGNTAHLGDCHDMEVSSSSVITVASIPEITPKVIDTWRPKLTSSRKFVVQDDPNTSDFSDPLSGIPKGVRWEVQSGESNQMVHMNVLITCVFAAFVLGAFIAGVAVYCYRDMFVRKNRKIHKDAESAQSCTDSSGSFAKLNGLFDSPVKEYQQNIDSPKLYSNLLTSRKELPPSGDTKSMVMDHRGQPPELAALPTPESTPVLHQKTLQAMKGHSDKAHGHAASRKETPQFFPSSPPPHSPLSHGHIPSAIVLPNATHDYNTSFSNSNAHKAEKKLQSIDHPLTKSSGKRDHRRSVDSRNTLNDLLKHLNDPNSNPKAIMGDIQMAHQTLMLDPVGPMSEVPPKVPNREASLYSPPSTLPRNSPTKRVDVPTTPGVPMTSLERQRGYHKNSSQRHSISAMPKNLNSPNGVLLSRQPTMNRGGYMPTPTGAKVDYIQGTPVSVHLQPSLSRQSSYTSNGTLPRTGLKRTPSLKPDVPPKPSFVPQTTSVRPLNKYTY
- the Sema6d gene encoding semaphorin-6D isoform X1, with translation MRFFLLCVYMLLLMIPQLRAVSFPEDDEPLNTVDYHYSRQYPVFRGRPSGNESQHRLDFQLMLKIRDTLYIAGRDQVYTVNLNEIPKTEVIPSKKLTWRSRQQDRENCAMKGKHKDECHNFIKVFVPRNDEMVFVCGTNAFNPMCRYYRLNTLEYDGEEISGLARCPFDARQTNVALFADGKLYSATVADFLASDAVIYRSMGDGSALRTIKYDSKWIKEPHFLHAIEYGNYVYFFFREIAVEHNNLGKAVYSRVARICKNDMGGSQRVLEKHWTSFLKARLNCSVPGDSFFYFDVLQSITDIIQINGIPTVVGVFTTQLNSIPGSAVCAFSMDDIEKVFKGRFKEQKTPDSVWTAVPEDKVPKPRPGCCAKHGLAEAYKTSIDFPDETLSFIKSHPLMDSAVPPIADEPWFTKTRVRYRLTAIAVDRSAGPHQNYTVIFVGSEAGVVLKVLAKTNPFSLNDSVLLEEIEAYNHAKCNAENEEDKKVISLQLDKDHHVLYVAFSSCVIRIPLSRCERYGSCKKSCIASRDPYCGWLSQGTCGRVTPGMLPLTEDFFAFHNHSVGGYEQDTEYGNTAHLGDCHEILPTSTTPDYKIFGGPTSDMEVSSSSVITVASIPEITPKVIDTWRPKLTSSRKFVVQDDPNTSDFSDPLSGIPKGVRWEVQSGESNQMVHMNVLITCVFAAFVLGAFIAGVAVYCYRDMFVRKNRKIHKDAESAQSCTDSSGSFAKLNGLFDSPVKEYQQNIDSPKLYSNLLTSRKELPPSGDTKSMVMDHRGQPPELAALPTPESTPVLHQKTLQAMKGHSDKAHGHAASRKETPQFFPSSPPPHSPLSHGHIPSAIVLPNATHDYNTSFSNSNAHKAEKKLQSIDHPLTKSSGKRDHRRSVDSRNTLNDLLKHLNDPNSNPKAIMGDIQMAHQTLMLDPVGPMSEVPPKVPNREASLYSPPSTLPRNSPTKRVDVPTTPGVPMTSLERQRGYHKNSSQRHSISAMPKNLNSPNGVLLSRQPTMNRGGYMPTPTGAKVDYIQGTPVSVHLQPSLSRQSSYTSNGTLPRTGLKRTPSLKPDVPPKPSFVPQTTSVRPLNKYTY
- the Sema6d gene encoding semaphorin-6D isoform X3 codes for the protein MRFFLLCVYMLLLMIPQLRAVSFPEDDEPLNTVDYHYSRQYPVFRGRPSGNESQHRLDFQLMLKIRDTLYIAGRDQVYTVNLNEIPKTEVIPSKKLTWRSRQQDRENCAMKGKHKDECHNFIKVFVPRNDEMVFVCGTNAFNPMCRYYRLNTLEYDGEEISGLARCPFDARQTNVALFADGKLYSATVADFLASDAVIYRSMGDGSALRTIKYDSKWIKEPHFLHAIEYGNYVYFFFREIAVEHNNLGKAVYSRVARICKNDMGGSQRVLEKHWTSFLKARLNCSVPGDSFFYFDVLQSITDIIQINGIPTVVGVFTTQLNSIPGSAVCAFSMDDIEKVFKGRFKEQKTPDSVWTAVPEDKVPKPRPGCCAKHGLAEAYKTSIDFPDETLSFIKSHPLMDSAVPPIADEPWFTKTRVRYRLTAIAVDRSAGPHQNYTVIFVGSEAGVVLKVLAKTNPFSLNDSVLLEEIEAYNHAKCNAENEEDKKVISLQLDKDHHVLYVAFSSCVIRIPLSRCERYGSCKKSCIASRDPYCGWLSQGTCGRVTPGMLVGGYEQDTEYGNTAHLGDCHEILPTSTTPDYKIFGGPTSDMEVSSSSVITVASIPEITPKVIDTWRPKLTSSRKFVVQDDPNTSDFSDPLSGIPKGVRWEVQSGESNQMVHMNVLITCVFAAFVLGAFIAGVAVYCYRDMFVRKNRKIHKDAESAQSCTDSSGSFAKLNGLFDSPVKEYQQNIDSPKLYSNLLTSRKELPPSGDTKSMVMDHRGQPPELAALPTPESTPVLHQKTLQAMKGHSDKAHGHAASRKETPQFFPSSPPPHSPLSHGHIPSAIVLPNATHDYNTSFSNSNAHKAEKKLQSIDHPLTKSSGKRDHRRSVDSRNTLNDLLKHLNDPNSNPKAIMGDIQMAHQTLMLDPVGPMSEVPPKVPNREASLYSPPSTLPRNSPTKRVDVPTTPGVPMTSLERQRGYHKNSSQRHSISAMPKNLNSPNGVLLSRQPTMNRGGYMPTPTGAKVDYIQGTPVSVHLQPSLSRQSSYTSNGTLPRTGLKRTPSLKPDVPPKPSFVPQTTSVRPLNKYTY